From Alienimonas californiensis, a single genomic window includes:
- a CDS encoding DUF1559 domain-containing protein has product MNQSLAGARGAGRRSGFTLIELLVVIAIIAILVSLLLPAVQQAREAARRSQCQNNLKQFGLAMHNYHSTYKTFPAGSGGTGKAGAGGLEGNWDRLGWQVPLLPYMDQTALWNQISRPMSVDTDDDGTPDVTYAAMGPAPSRNAYPPWRIEYPSTLCPSDGVPTHGLIADTNYAACWGDDSYASRYNASTASERGVFSHRAWRGVRDVRDGTTTTLLLSEMARSGGDRSFLGNAYRNPRTKPSACLANHGDPDEPGYYVSSGNTVARGTRWTDGAPVNSGFNTLSPPNGVSCVRHDQSTAISDSNRPDYSVLAATSHHTGGVQVCMVDGSVNFISDTIDAGDQDSQPVTHASYTGGNKSPYGTWGALGTRAAGEVVGEF; this is encoded by the coding sequence ATGAATCAATCTCTCGCCGGCGCCCGGGGCGCCGGGCGCCGATCCGGCTTCACGCTGATCGAATTATTGGTGGTGATCGCGATCATCGCGATCTTGGTCTCCCTGCTGCTCCCCGCCGTGCAGCAGGCCCGCGAAGCGGCCCGGCGGAGTCAGTGCCAGAACAACCTGAAGCAGTTCGGGCTGGCGATGCACAACTATCACAGCACCTATAAGACGTTCCCGGCGGGCAGCGGGGGCACCGGGAAGGCCGGCGCCGGCGGCCTGGAGGGGAACTGGGACCGGCTGGGCTGGCAGGTCCCCCTGCTGCCGTACATGGATCAGACGGCGTTGTGGAACCAGATCAGCAGGCCGATGTCGGTCGACACGGACGACGACGGGACCCCGGACGTCACGTACGCCGCGATGGGGCCGGCGCCCTCGCGCAACGCCTACCCGCCCTGGAGGATCGAGTACCCCAGCACGCTCTGCCCCAGCGACGGCGTGCCGACCCACGGCCTCATCGCCGACACCAACTACGCCGCCTGCTGGGGCGACGACAGTTACGCGTCCCGGTACAACGCCTCGACGGCGAGCGAGCGGGGCGTGTTCAGCCACCGCGCTTGGCGGGGCGTCCGCGACGTGCGGGACGGCACGACGACCACGCTGCTGCTCAGCGAGATGGCTCGCAGCGGCGGCGACCGCTCGTTCCTCGGCAACGCCTACCGAAACCCGCGGACCAAGCCGTCCGCCTGCCTGGCGAACCACGGCGACCCGGATGAGCCGGGGTACTACGTCTCCTCCGGGAACACCGTGGCCCGCGGCACCCGCTGGACCGACGGGGCCCCGGTCAACTCCGGCTTCAACACGCTCTCGCCCCCCAACGGGGTCAGCTGCGTCCGGCACGACCAGTCCACGGCGATCAGCGACAGCAATCGGCCGGATTACTCCGTTCTCGCCGCGACCAGCCACCACACCGGCGGGGTGCAGGTCTGCATGGTCGACGGCTCGGTGAACTTCATCTCCGACACGATCGACGCCGGCGACCAGGATTCCCAGCCCGTCACGCACGCCTCCTACACCGGCGGCAACAAGAGCCCCTACGGCACCTGGGGGGCGCTGGGCACCCGGGCCGCCGGGGAGGTCGTCGGCGAGTTCTGA
- the arsM gene encoding arsenite methyltransferase translates to MTATLQDNVRENYGAVAASALTGSDAGVRAVAEAFGYSAEELDSIPAAANMGLSCGNPTATANLRPGEVVVDLGCGGGLDVFLAARKVGPTGRAIGVDMTPAMLDRARANAAAAGPNGTPLTNVEFHHATIDALPLPDASVDCVISNCVINLAPDKPAVFREIARVLKPGGRLAVSDIALKKPLPDAIKDDVGAYVGCIAGAIPIEQFQSGLSDAGFSEVKVVDERTDLNAYASVDGQGACCSPAAGDAGSSGLAVLDSGCCSPSEQTAADPTLHARLAKLLAEHDVNDYAASVKVYAVKP, encoded by the coding sequence ATGACTGCCACCCTTCAGGACAACGTCCGCGAGAACTACGGCGCCGTCGCCGCCAGCGCCCTGACGGGCTCTGACGCCGGCGTGCGGGCCGTCGCGGAGGCTTTCGGCTACTCCGCGGAGGAACTCGACAGCATCCCCGCCGCGGCGAATATGGGCCTCTCCTGCGGGAACCCCACCGCGACCGCGAACCTGCGGCCGGGGGAGGTGGTGGTCGATCTGGGGTGCGGCGGCGGGCTGGACGTGTTCCTCGCCGCCCGCAAGGTCGGGCCGACGGGCCGGGCGATCGGCGTCGACATGACCCCCGCGATGCTGGACCGCGCCCGGGCCAACGCCGCCGCGGCCGGCCCGAACGGCACGCCGCTGACGAACGTGGAGTTCCACCACGCCACCATCGACGCCCTGCCCCTGCCGGACGCCTCGGTGGACTGCGTGATCTCGAACTGCGTGATCAACCTCGCCCCGGACAAGCCGGCCGTGTTCCGGGAGATCGCCCGCGTCCTCAAGCCCGGCGGCCGGCTGGCGGTGTCCGACATCGCCCTCAAGAAGCCGCTGCCCGACGCCATCAAGGACGACGTCGGCGCCTACGTCGGCTGCATCGCCGGGGCGATCCCGATCGAGCAGTTCCAAAGCGGCCTGTCCGACGCCGGCTTCAGCGAGGTGAAGGTGGTCGACGAACGGACCGACCTGAACGCCTACGCCAGCGTCGACGGCCAGGGCGCCTGCTGCTCCCCCGCCGCCGGCGACGCCGGTTCAAGCGGCTTGGCGGTGCTCGACAGCGGGTGCTGTTCGCCCTCCGAACAAACCGCCGCCGACCCCACCCTGCATGCCCGGCTCGCCAAGCTGCTAGCCGAGCACGACGTCAACGACTACGCCGCCAGCGTGAAGGTCTACGCGGTGAAGCCGTAG
- a CDS encoding PVC-type heme-binding CxxCH protein, giving the protein MNAVRPAGSSRIRPSRTRPVWGAAALAAALALPSLTIARGPVEPAPADPAEQTYNPPIAPASDEGENALAGFTLPKGATGSVWAAEPLLANPVAIDVDYQGRLWVCETFRQGKGVEDNRGHMDWLRADLAAETVEDRAAYSRNYIEDADAKYTAEQDRIRLVTDSNGDGKADAATVFADGFNTIVSGTGAGVLVRPDGDVYYTCIPDLWKLKDTDGDGVADKRDALSTGYGVRFAFRGHDMHGLTMGPDGRLYWSIGDRGFHVLSPPSEGKPAELLAMPDTGAVFRSELDGSGLEIFSYGLRNPQEIAFDDAGNLFTWDNNSDSGDKARWVHVLQGADNGWRMYFQYLPDRGPWNREMMWIPRDTPATVQFGASGVPKETAAAQVQPAHVFPPLANIGDGPSGLTYDPGVGLPPELRGHFFACDFRGTPGNSGVRHWTNERHGASFKPVDDGQYLWGVLATDATFAPDGSLFVSDWVTGWTGVGKGRVYRIAQPKYTAEESAKILADGFTEANEYRLLELLNHADRRVRAEAQYELGSRNATDALLSVAEDATADPFARRHALWGYGQCVRVHGADPAPLATLATDTDPLLRWWALRLLGENAADQYAPLFAAALKDEDARVVREAALALGETTTPEPTATAWLREVIAADGTDPALFHAATVGLSATAGPGELAAFLGASFASRPGLGDADVAAQNARLHTAAVVALRRAGAWTALADALGRGGAENPAVRLELARAVIDEPAVAESGPALFALANTTQFGDEPTRDPLLRRVLMANFLLGDASAAARVAAVAADGGLPSALREEAIATLTMWDAPDRIDRVTGRLRPAAEWAAANPANRIVPATEAALENAKDGQAEIVRDAAFLPALLTENAPALLDGSEKVRAAAVELLAKYKIEASLDAMRALAEDASQPSEVRVAAVRAVDDLADDAAVAIAVARSALKAEDPSVRATARAVLVKRDPASAVGLLSEALEEGATLERQRAVSALAGLESGEADAVIETWLKRLMAGEAPPEITLELLEAASTRKDGAFGEYLAMYEDKRGPDKLAQWSETLTGGDVAAGKEIFFGRSAASCRRCHIADGEGGEVGPRLDGIAAKRDRAYLLESIVLPSAKIAEGFATAVVLKEDGQVVTGVLKSETAEALTLVLPTAEEVVIPTAQILDRADGPSAMPADIPDALTKREMRDLVEYLASLKTAPDGEHGEGGRGEGE; this is encoded by the coding sequence ATGAATGCCGTCCGTCCCGCCGGTTCCTCACGCATCCGTCCGTCACGAACCCGTCCCGTTTGGGGCGCCGCCGCCCTCGCCGCGGCGTTGGCGTTGCCCTCGTTGACGATCGCCCGGGGACCGGTCGAACCGGCCCCCGCCGATCCGGCGGAGCAGACCTACAATCCGCCGATCGCTCCTGCCTCCGACGAGGGCGAAAACGCCCTCGCCGGGTTCACGCTGCCGAAGGGCGCGACCGGCTCCGTCTGGGCCGCCGAGCCGCTGCTGGCGAACCCGGTGGCGATCGACGTCGACTATCAGGGGCGGTTGTGGGTCTGCGAGACGTTCCGCCAGGGCAAAGGCGTGGAGGACAACCGCGGTCATATGGACTGGCTGCGGGCGGACCTCGCCGCGGAAACGGTCGAGGACCGGGCCGCCTACTCCCGCAACTATATTGAGGACGCCGACGCCAAATACACCGCGGAGCAGGACCGCATCCGCCTCGTCACCGACAGCAACGGCGACGGCAAGGCCGACGCCGCCACAGTCTTCGCCGACGGGTTCAACACGATCGTCTCCGGCACCGGCGCCGGGGTGCTCGTCCGCCCGGACGGGGACGTGTATTACACCTGCATCCCGGACCTGTGGAAGCTGAAGGACACCGACGGCGACGGCGTCGCCGACAAACGCGATGCCCTCTCCACCGGCTACGGCGTGCGGTTCGCCTTCCGCGGCCACGATATGCACGGCCTGACGATGGGCCCGGACGGCCGCCTGTATTGGTCCATCGGCGACCGCGGCTTTCATGTGCTCTCCCCCCCGTCCGAGGGGAAACCGGCCGAACTGCTGGCGATGCCGGACACCGGGGCGGTCTTCCGCAGCGAGTTGGACGGCAGCGGGCTGGAAATCTTCTCGTACGGTCTGCGGAACCCGCAGGAGATCGCCTTCGACGACGCCGGCAACCTGTTCACCTGGGATAATAACTCGGACAGCGGCGACAAGGCCCGCTGGGTGCACGTGTTGCAGGGCGCCGACAACGGCTGGCGGATGTATTTTCAGTACCTCCCGGACCGCGGCCCCTGGAACCGGGAGATGATGTGGATCCCCCGCGACACCCCGGCCACGGTGCAATTCGGCGCCAGCGGCGTCCCTAAAGAGACCGCCGCCGCCCAGGTCCAGCCGGCCCACGTGTTCCCGCCGCTGGCGAACATCGGCGACGGCCCCAGCGGCCTGACCTACGACCCCGGCGTCGGCCTGCCGCCGGAGCTTCGCGGGCACTTTTTCGCCTGCGACTTCCGCGGCACCCCCGGCAACAGCGGCGTGCGGCACTGGACCAACGAACGCCACGGCGCCAGCTTCAAACCGGTCGACGACGGCCAATATCTCTGGGGCGTGCTCGCCACCGACGCGACCTTCGCCCCGGACGGCAGCCTGTTCGTCTCCGACTGGGTCACCGGCTGGACCGGCGTCGGCAAGGGCCGCGTCTATCGCATCGCCCAGCCGAAATACACGGCCGAGGAGAGCGCCAAGATTCTCGCCGACGGGTTCACAGAGGCGAACGAATATCGCCTGCTCGAATTGTTGAACCACGCCGACCGCCGCGTGCGGGCGGAGGCCCAGTATGAATTGGGCAGCCGCAACGCGACCGACGCCCTGCTGAGCGTCGCCGAGGACGCCACCGCCGACCCCTTCGCCCGCCGGCACGCCCTCTGGGGCTACGGGCAGTGCGTCCGCGTCCACGGCGCCGACCCGGCCCCGCTGGCGACCCTCGCCACGGACACCGACCCGCTGCTGCGGTGGTGGGCGCTCCGCCTGCTGGGCGAGAACGCCGCCGACCAGTACGCCCCGCTGTTCGCCGCCGCGCTCAAGGACGAGGACGCCCGCGTCGTGCGGGAAGCCGCCCTGGCGCTGGGCGAAACGACGACACCCGAGCCGACCGCGACCGCCTGGCTGCGGGAGGTGATCGCCGCCGACGGCACCGACCCGGCCCTGTTCCACGCCGCGACGGTCGGACTTAGTGCCACCGCCGGCCCGGGCGAGTTGGCGGCGTTCTTGGGCGCCTCCTTCGCCTCCCGTCCGGGGCTCGGCGACGCGGACGTCGCCGCCCAGAACGCCCGGCTGCACACGGCCGCCGTCGTCGCCCTGCGGCGGGCGGGGGCCTGGACCGCGTTGGCCGACGCCCTCGGCCGGGGCGGGGCGGAGAACCCCGCGGTGCGGCTGGAACTGGCCCGGGCCGTCATCGACGAACCCGCCGTCGCGGAGTCCGGCCCGGCACTGTTCGCCCTCGCCAACACGACCCAGTTCGGCGACGAACCGACCCGCGACCCGCTGCTCCGCCGGGTGCTGATGGCGAACTTCCTGCTCGGCGACGCCTCCGCGGCGGCCCGGGTCGCCGCGGTCGCGGCGGACGGTGGCCTGCCCTCCGCCCTGCGGGAGGAGGCGATCGCAACGCTGACGATGTGGGACGCCCCGGACCGCATCGACCGCGTGACCGGCCGGCTCCGCCCCGCCGCCGAGTGGGCCGCCGCCAACCCGGCGAACCGCATCGTCCCCGCGACGGAGGCGGCGTTGGAGAACGCGAAGGACGGGCAGGCCGAGATCGTCCGGGACGCCGCCTTCCTGCCGGCCCTGCTGACGGAGAACGCCCCGGCCCTGCTGGACGGCTCCGAGAAGGTGCGGGCCGCCGCCGTCGAACTGCTGGCGAAGTACAAGATCGAGGCGTCGCTGGATGCGATGCGGGCCCTCGCCGAGGATGCTTCCCAGCCGTCCGAGGTCCGCGTCGCCGCGGTGCGGGCCGTGGACGATCTGGCCGACGACGCCGCGGTGGCGATCGCCGTCGCCCGGTCGGCCCTCAAAGCCGAGGACCCGTCCGTGCGGGCGACCGCCCGGGCGGTGCTGGTGAAGCGGGACCCGGCCTCCGCCGTCGGGCTGCTCTCGGAGGCCCTGGAGGAGGGCGCCACGCTGGAACGCCAGCGGGCCGTCTCGGCCCTCGCCGGGCTGGAGTCCGGAGAGGCCGACGCCGTCATTGAGACTTGGCTGAAGCGCCTGATGGCGGGCGAGGCTCCGCCGGAGATCACGCTCGAACTGCTCGAAGCGGCCTCCACCCGCAAGGACGGCGCCTTCGGCGAGTACCTGGCGATGTACGAGGACAAGCGCGGGCCGGACAAGCTCGCCCAGTGGAGCGAGACCCTGACCGGCGGAGACGTCGCGGCGGGCAAGGAGATCTTCTTCGGCCGCAGCGCCGCGAGCTGCCGGCGCTGCCACATCGCCGACGGCGAGGGCGGCGAGGTCGGCCCGCGACTGGACGGCATCGCCGCCAAGCGGGACCGGGCCTATTTGTTGGAATCGATCGTCCTCCCCAGCGCGAAGATCGCCGAGGGCTTCGCCACCGCCGTCGTCCTTAAGGAAGACGGTCAGGTCGTCACCGGCGTGCTGAAAAGCGAAACCGCCGAGGCCCTGACCCTCGTCCTGCCGACCGCCGAGGAGGTGGTGATCCCGACGGCCCAGATCCTCGACCGGGCCGACGGCCCCAGCGCCATGCCGGCCGACATCCCCGACGCCCTCACCAAACGGGAGATGCGGGATTTGGTGGAGTATCTCGCCAGCCTCAAAACCGCCCCCGACGGCGAACACGGCGAAGGCGGCCGCGGCGAGGGGGAGTGA
- a CDS encoding trypsin-like peptidase domain-containing protein translates to MPVTKHTRGLVPAALAGLLAAGGTAAALTAGAAPPLVPAVAAVGTNATAADARELSGVFRTVAEQVMPAVVAVEARVEAPAAAAPQVRQFRGQLPPGVNPEGFDPFTDPQFRRFFEDSFPGRELPEGFRFERNQLRGAPRGAIRVKSGSGAVIDPAGLILTNNHVVEGASEVTVRFENGDEYTTSDILTDPDTDVALLRLNPKDLGDRKLPSVQLADSSRTQIGDWVLAFGSPLNQQFSMTAGIVSGKSRTSGLAERENFLQHDAAINPGSSGGPLVNLDGQIVGVNTAISSRGGGYDGISFAVPSSDAEWVVNQLAEKGSVTRAFLGVYMQPLDPSAAEALGVPTDAGVLVADVIQGSPAEAAGVEEGDVIVSLDGRDVSDPRQLSRLVERLEIGKEVPLNVIRDGGRRTLQLKAANLSEAPQQTARRESRPSRDGDGDAEIGEVFQLDAFGLALAPLSDEWRDRLGLEETATGAVVVAVKGPARAAGLRPGQLVERLGRHELASADDLQAAIDAVDEDKPLLALVSDPRGGNSSFRTLRPDAERPDAEDSDAEREE, encoded by the coding sequence ATGCCCGTCACGAAACACACCCGCGGCCTGGTGCCGGCCGCGCTCGCCGGATTGCTCGCCGCCGGGGGCACCGCCGCGGCGCTGACCGCCGGCGCCGCTCCCCCGCTCGTCCCGGCGGTCGCCGCGGTCGGCACGAACGCCACCGCCGCCGACGCCCGGGAACTGTCCGGCGTGTTCCGCACCGTCGCCGAGCAGGTCATGCCGGCGGTCGTCGCCGTCGAGGCCCGCGTCGAAGCACCGGCCGCCGCGGCCCCGCAGGTGCGGCAGTTCCGCGGCCAGCTGCCCCCCGGCGTGAATCCGGAGGGGTTCGACCCGTTCACCGATCCGCAGTTCCGCCGGTTCTTTGAGGACTCCTTCCCCGGCCGCGAACTGCCGGAGGGGTTTCGGTTTGAACGCAACCAGCTCCGCGGCGCCCCCCGCGGCGCGATCCGGGTGAAGAGCGGCTCCGGGGCGGTGATCGACCCCGCCGGGCTGATCCTGACGAACAACCACGTCGTCGAGGGCGCCTCGGAGGTGACGGTTCGCTTTGAAAACGGCGACGAATACACCACCAGCGACATCCTCACCGACCCGGACACCGACGTCGCCCTGCTGCGGCTGAACCCGAAGGACCTGGGCGATCGGAAGCTGCCCAGCGTGCAACTGGCGGACAGCTCCCGCACGCAGATCGGCGACTGGGTGCTGGCCTTCGGCAGCCCGCTGAACCAGCAGTTCAGCATGACCGCCGGCATCGTCTCCGGGAAAAGCCGGACCAGCGGCCTGGCGGAGCGGGAGAACTTCCTCCAGCACGACGCCGCCATTAATCCGGGCAGCTCCGGCGGCCCGCTGGTGAACCTGGACGGGCAGATCGTCGGCGTGAACACCGCGATCTCCAGCCGCGGCGGCGGGTACGACGGCATCAGCTTCGCCGTGCCCAGCAGCGACGCGGAATGGGTCGTGAACCAGCTTGCGGAGAAGGGCTCCGTCACCCGGGCCTTCCTCGGCGTGTATATGCAGCCCCTCGACCCCTCCGCCGCCGAGGCCCTCGGCGTGCCGACCGACGCCGGCGTGCTGGTGGCCGACGTGATCCAGGGCAGCCCCGCCGAGGCCGCCGGCGTGGAGGAAGGCGACGTGATCGTCAGCCTCGACGGCCGCGACGTCAGCGACCCGCGCCAACTGAGCCGGCTGGTCGAACGGTTGGAGATCGGCAAGGAAGTTCCGCTGAACGTGATCCGTGACGGCGGCCGCCGCACCCTGCAACTGAAGGCCGCGAACCTCTCCGAGGCCCCGCAGCAGACCGCCCGCCGCGAATCCCGCCCCAGCCGCGACGGCGACGGGGACGCGGAGATCGGCGAGGTGTTCCAGCTGGACGCCTTCGGTCTGGCCCTCGCCCCGCTCTCCGACGAGTGGCGGGACCGGCTGGGCCTGGAGGAGACCGCGACCGGCGCCGTGGTCGTCGCCGTGAAGGGCCCCGCCCGGGCGGCGGGCCTGCGGCCCGGCCAACTGGTGGAACGCCTCGGCCGGCACGAACTGGCCTCCGCCGACGACCTGCAGGCGGCGATCGACGCCGTGGACGAGGACAAACCGTTGCTGGCCCTGGTCAGCGACCCCCGCGGCGGCAACTCCTCCTTCCGCACCCTCCGCCCCGACGCGGAGCGCCCCGACGCCGAGGATTCGGACGCCGAGCGCGAGGAATAA
- a CDS encoding AlbA family DNA-binding domain-containing protein, which yields MPEPPAPPLTAFPDRESAAAEFKSSLTSFAEFGKKLSKAASGFANTGGGVFVMGVDDHGDADGGVETVVGRQALSDWIDVVVHQVLPTPRYRTHLLTEADGRGRIEPGRVVAVVEFFESAQVPHMADDERYYIRAGAHTVPAGQFLVDALYAKRGVGKPVLAHAFRMKPGFPGTVQLGVMTLSEAPAVQVRIDLSNTAAHFKSVEKHLPLAIPVIGSSTPFFMDVATFHDADERFGTDVRLSVDYQDLEGHDYHYVARLNISDSLPPLSIGTESNEKAAKALEKIERTLRSLLKHVDSGSSSDPTPSTTPPAPPSDA from the coding sequence ATGCCTGAGCCCCCCGCCCCGCCGCTGACCGCCTTTCCCGACCGGGAGTCGGCCGCGGCGGAATTTAAATCCAGCCTCACGAGCTTCGCGGAGTTCGGGAAGAAGCTGTCCAAAGCCGCCTCCGGGTTCGCCAACACCGGCGGGGGCGTGTTCGTGATGGGCGTGGACGACCACGGCGACGCCGACGGCGGCGTGGAGACCGTCGTGGGCCGTCAGGCGCTGTCGGACTGGATCGACGTGGTCGTCCATCAGGTCTTGCCCACGCCGCGCTACCGCACGCACCTGCTCACGGAGGCGGACGGCCGGGGCCGGATCGAACCGGGGCGGGTCGTGGCCGTGGTGGAATTCTTCGAGTCCGCCCAGGTCCCGCACATGGCGGACGACGAGCGGTACTACATCCGGGCCGGCGCCCACACCGTGCCGGCGGGGCAGTTCCTGGTGGACGCGCTCTACGCCAAGCGGGGCGTCGGCAAGCCGGTCCTCGCGCACGCGTTCCGCATGAAGCCGGGCTTTCCCGGCACGGTGCAACTGGGGGTGATGACGCTGTCCGAGGCCCCGGCGGTGCAGGTCCGGATCGACCTGTCCAACACCGCGGCCCACTTTAAAAGCGTGGAGAAGCATCTGCCGCTGGCGATCCCCGTCATCGGCTCCTCCACGCCGTTCTTTATGGACGTGGCGACGTTCCACGACGCGGACGAACGGTTTGGCACGGACGTGCGGCTGTCCGTCGACTATCAGGACCTCGAGGGGCACGATTATCACTACGTCGCCCGGCTCAATATCTCCGACTCGCTGCCGCCGCTGTCGATCGGGACGGAGTCGAATGAGAAAGCCGCCAAGGCGCTGGAGAAGATCGAACGCACGCTCCGCAGCCTGCTGAAACACGTCGACTCCGGCAGTTCCTCCGACCCGACCCCGTCCACAACGCCCCCCGCCCCGCCGAGCGACGCATGA
- a CDS encoding SRPBCC family protein, giving the protein MSAPEPSSAPTVTAPTVTVQTVVAAPVQRVWDAWTDPAAIQQWNAASDDWHCPSATNDVRVGGGFSSRMEARDGSMGFDFAGIYTEVVPHERIVYQIEDGRTVQIQFETVDGGTRVTETFVADSTHPVEMQRDGWQCILDRFRSYTESRATN; this is encoded by the coding sequence ATGAGCGCCCCCGAACCCTCCTCCGCACCAACCGTCACCGCACCAACCGTCACCGTGCAGACCGTCGTCGCCGCTCCGGTCCAGCGGGTGTGGGACGCGTGGACGGATCCGGCCGCGATCCAGCAGTGGAACGCCGCCTCCGACGACTGGCATTGCCCGTCCGCCACCAACGACGTGCGGGTCGGCGGGGGGTTCTCCTCCCGGATGGAAGCCCGCGACGGCAGCATGGGGTTCGACTTCGCCGGGATCTATACCGAGGTCGTCCCCCACGAGCGGATCGTCTATCAAATCGAAGACGGCCGGACGGTCCAGATTCAATTCGAAACGGTAGACGGCGGCACGCGGGTCACGGAAACCTTCGTCGCCGATTCGACCCACCCCGTCGAGATGCAACGCGACGGCTGGCAGTGCATTCTGGACCGGTTCAGATCCTATACCGAGTCCCGGGCGACGAATTGA